The sequence GGCGCCGGTGCGCGAGCGGCGCGGGCGTCGGCCTGAGCGTCTCCCGGAGACTGCGAAGAAGCCGGTCCGGGCCCCGGGACCGGGGCCCGTCCGGGCCGTTCAGGGTTGCAGGGAGTGGGCGTAGACCAGGCGGAAGCGGTCGCCGGGGATGACGATGTCGCTGGTCTCGACCGGGCGGTCGCCGGCCCAGTGGGTGCGCTCCACATGCAGGACGTGGACGCCCGCGGGGAGGGCGAGGGTGTCGCTCTCGGCGGGCTGGGGGACGCGGGTGTAGACCTGCTCCACTATTTCGGTGACCTTGACGCCGAGGGCGGACAGCCGGGCGACCAGGCCGCGGGGGCTCTCCTCGGTCGGAGACTCGCCGAACTCGGCGGGCTCGTAGGAGGTGGCGAGCTGGACCGGCCTGCCGTCGCCCCGGAAGACGTAGTGGGTGCGGGTCACCGGAGCGGAGTCGTCCAGGCGCAGGCGCTGGGCGATGTCCGGGGTGGCCTCGGCGGGCTCGGTCCGCCAGTCCCAGGTGGCGCGGGTGCCCTGCGACTGGACGTCGGCGCCGAAGGGGGCGTGGTGGTCGTGGAAGCGCCAGCGGTGCAGGGGGAGCAGCACGGGGCGGTCGCGGACGTAGTGGCCCGAGCCGACGCGGCCGACGATCAGGCCCTCGGCGGCGAGCACCCGCAGCGCGTGGCGGGCCGCGGTCTCGCCCACGCCGTACTTGCGGGTGAGCTGGGCGCGGGAGGGGATCGACGCGCCGGGGGGAAGGGTGCCGTCGACGATCTGGCGGCGGATATCGGCGACGACGCGCAGGTAGACAGGATCGGAGGTTGCCACGTGTCCATCCCTGGGTTCGACAGGCGTCGTCCCATCCTGTCGTATTCGATGGACAACTCAGGGTAATGGCAGCAATTTGGAGCTCCAACTTTGGGCCGCGCTGAAAAGTGGCTGAAAATATCTCAGAGACCGTGTAACGCCCGCGTAAGCGCCCGCGATTCAACGGTAGAGGCCGCCGATGTGTGTACCCCCGAGCACATATCGGCGGCTTCTTTCATGTCCGGAAAATGATGATCATCTTAAAATGGACATAAATCCCCTTACTTCTTTTTTGCTCACATATGGAACATTTGTTGATCTCTGCCGCCCGGATGGCGGCCGCACCCGCCCGGAGGCGGTCCGGCGCCGCCGGGAGACGTGGCGTATCCGCCTTTAGGGCATGGATCGGGAGGTCTCAGGGGTGTTTTCACCCTTCGGTCCGAAGGTGTACCGAGGCTAGGCGGGGTGGCGGGGTCCACCGTTTGGGTGGATCCGGGTACCGTTCGGTCTATGGCAGCGCCAACTGGAACCTCCGACGCACCCTTCGGTCGCATGCTGACCGCCATGGTCACGCCGTTCACCGATGGCGGCGCGGTCGACTACGAGGGGGCGCAGCGCCTTGCCACCTACCTGGTGGACGAGCAGCGCAACGACGGCCTCGTCGTGAGCGGCACGACGGGTGAGTCCCCGACCACCTCCGACGACGAGAAGGAGCGCCTCCTGCGCGCCGTCGTCGAGGCGGTCGGCGACCGCGCCGCCGTCGTGGCCGGAGCGGGCAGCAACGACACCCACCACAGCGTCGGGCTGGCCCGCGCCGCCGAGCGCGCGGGGGCCCACGGCCTCCTGCTGGTGACGCCGTACTACAGCAAGCCACCGCAGGAGGGGCTCTACCGCCACTTCACCGCCGTCGCCGACGCCACCGGCCTGCCGGTCATGCTCTACGACATTCCCGGCCGCAGCGGCGTGCCGATCCAGACCGCCACCCTCGTACGGCTCGCCCGCCACGAGCGGATCGTCGCGGTGAAGGACGCCAAGGCCGACCTGTTCGCCGGGTCGCAGATCATGGCGGGCACCGACCTGGCGTTCTACTCCGGTGACGACATGCTCAACCTGCCGTGGCTCTCGGTCGGGGCCGCCGGGTGCGTCAGCGTCGTCGGGCACGTCGTCGGCGCGGAGATCGCCGCGATGATCGGGCTGTACCGCTCGGGTGACGTCTCGGGCGCGCTCGCCGTCCACCGCAGGCTGCTCCCGGTGATCTCCGGGATCATGACGCAGGCCGGCGGCGCGATCATGGCGAAGGCGGCGCTGACCCTGGTGGGGCGATCCGCGGGACCGGCGCGACTGCCACTGGTGGAGGCCACCGAAGAGCAGGTCGCACGGCTGAGAGAAGACTTGATCGCGGGCGGCGTGAAGCTGTCCGACGGAGTTGTTTCATGAGAAGGAACGTCGCGACCGGTATCGGTCGCAGTGGGGAGGAACGGGAGTTTGAACAACAGAGGAAACAACGGTCCGTTGGAGACCGGAGTGCTCGGCGAG comes from Streptosporangium roseum DSM 43021 and encodes:
- a CDS encoding GntR family transcriptional regulator gives rise to the protein MATSDPVYLRVVADIRRQIVDGTLPPGASIPSRAQLTRKYGVGETAARHALRVLAAEGLIVGRVGSGHYVRDRPVLLPLHRWRFHDHHAPFGADVQSQGTRATWDWRTEPAEATPDIAQRLRLDDSAPVTRTHYVFRGDGRPVQLATSYEPAEFGESPTEESPRGLVARLSALGVKVTEIVEQVYTRVPQPAESDTLALPAGVHVLHVERTHWAGDRPVETSDIVIPGDRFRLVYAHSLQP
- the dapA gene encoding 4-hydroxy-tetrahydrodipicolinate synthase; translation: MAAPTGTSDAPFGRMLTAMVTPFTDGGAVDYEGAQRLATYLVDEQRNDGLVVSGTTGESPTTSDDEKERLLRAVVEAVGDRAAVVAGAGSNDTHHSVGLARAAERAGAHGLLLVTPYYSKPPQEGLYRHFTAVADATGLPVMLYDIPGRSGVPIQTATLVRLARHERIVAVKDAKADLFAGSQIMAGTDLAFYSGDDMLNLPWLSVGAAGCVSVVGHVVGAEIAAMIGLYRSGDVSGALAVHRRLLPVISGIMTQAGGAIMAKAALTLVGRSAGPARLPLVEATEEQVARLREDLIAGGVKLSDGVVS